DNA sequence from the Saccopteryx leptura isolate mSacLep1 chromosome 4, mSacLep1_pri_phased_curated, whole genome shotgun sequence genome:
AGACACAGAGTTGGAGAGCAGTTTTATTTTGTGCGCTCTATTTAGAACGGAAATTATTAACCAGGCTGAGCAATTATGAACCGGGTGAAGAAATTGCATCACCAAAGCATACATTTGATGTTACAATTGTTATTTAAATCTCAATTTCCACACATGGAAAAACCCAGCCCAGTactattctttcattttccaaCAAAAACAAGCTGTTGGCTCTCTCGCACACACAAAAACATCTACCATTCCAGGGTTAGGGCTGACGGTCGGGGAGTTTCTCTCAGGAAGCCAACCACAGCCTCTTTCCCCGCCGAGCCCTGTCCCTGTGCCGGCCCGCGATTACCTGTGTGGGTCCTTTTGTGGATCTTGAGGTTTTCGGAGCGCGCGAAGACCTTGCCGCAgccagggaaggggcaggggaagggtttCTCGCCCGTGTGCACGCGGATGTGGTTGACCAGTTTGTATTTGGCCTTGAAGGGCTTGCCCTCGCGCGGACACTCCTCCCAGAAGCAGACGTGGTTGCTCTGTTCCGGGCCGCCGACGTGCTCCACCGAGACGTGGGTCACCAACTCATGCATGGTGCTGAAAGTTTTGTTGCAGCTCTTCTTGGGATTGCTCAGCTGTTCGGGGTCTATCCACTTGCAGATGAGCTCCTGCTTGATGCACTGCTGGCGCATGTAGCGGAAAAAGGCaccagggtggtggtggtggtggtggtggtgggccgCGGCCGCTGCCATGTTCATACCCATGTTCATATTCATGGGGCCGTACTGGTTGTGGAGCTGCGCTGCGGAGTAGGGGTCGGTCCTCGGGCTGGCCACCTGGCGATACTGCTCCGACCTCCCGAACACCTCGCCCGGCAACCCGAGGCGCATCTGCCCGTTGAGCACGTTCTGTGAGCCGTGAGGCCCATGCTGCTCCGGGAGCCCGGGGAAGAGGAGGTGGCCTTGCGCGTCCGAGTGTGCGTGGTGCAGGCCGCCAGCTCCCGGCCCAAACAGCCCGTGCTGCCCGCCGCCGGGCGCCGAGTCCCCGAAGCCGCGGCTGCGAAACAGAAAGTCCCGGGTGGAGTTGAAGGGCGGCCCAGAGTACGAGCCGACGTGAGCGGCGTGGGGCCCGAGTGCCGCAGCAGCGGCTGCAGCCGCAGCGGAGCCGGGGTAGGCGCCGGGGCCCTGAGACGTGAACGCCGAGCTCTGGCCCGGCGACAGCTCATGCGCGCCCGGGTTGAGCTTGAAGGCGCCCATGTGCGCGGCCGCCGAGTCCACGAAGCCGTTCTGTGCCGCCGCCAGGCTCAGTTCCCGGTCCTGCATTTCTgcggctgccgccgccgccgcagcagCCGAGTGGTGATGGTGGCGCGCGAAGCTGCCCACCCCGATGGCCGGGAACTGTGGCCCCGCGTCCAGGAGCATGGCCAGCGCGCCCGCCCGCCCCGCCGGCCCCGGCGATCCCTTCTCCTCCTAGGCTCCCAGTCCCGCTCCGCGCGCAGAGCGTCCTGCAGCCGCCCAGCTCCGAGCGCAGGCGGCGATGGTGGTGGCGGCTTCAGCCTCCGGAGCAGCGCTCCTACTCCCGCCTGCTTCCGCCGCCGCCTCCTGGATCTGCTTGGGGATGCCGGGAAGCGAGCGAAGGCgcggagaggaagaagaggatgaGGCGGTCGTGGAGAAggcgcaggaggaggaggaggtagagaagGAGAAGAGTCCAAAGCCAGCCAGAGAACCAAAGTGTATTAAAGGAGCTGCGGCGGGGGCGGGCGGGCAGGGCAGGAGAGGGCGGGCGGGAGGAGGGGGCAGTAGGGAGGTGTGGGGAGCTGAGCAGAGAGGGGGGCCGACGGGGGCGAACGCAGCGCCGCGGCCCCCACCCCTGCGCGCacccgcgcgcgcgcgcgcgcgttctctctctctctcaagccttGGGGACACTCTGGCCAGGCAACGCCGAGAGGCACCCGCAAAATGAAATCACAGCAGCAGCGGGGCCACGATGCCTGGGAGCGGCGGCCGTGCGCGGGCCAGACCGACTGGCGAGGAGCGGATGCAAGCGAGTTCTGAGCTTTGCGCCCAGGCCTGGCGCGTCCGCAGCTCCACCTGACCGCCGCCGGGGAGCCAAGGCGGCAGGCAGAGGCCAGGCGCCT
Encoded proteins:
- the ZIC2 gene encoding zinc finger protein ZIC 2, with the protein product MLLDAGPQFPAIGVGSFARHHHHSAAAAAAAAAEMQDRELSLAAAQNGFVDSAAAHMGAFKLNPGAHELSPGQSSAFTSQGPGAYPGSAAAAAAAAALGPHAAHVGSYSGPPFNSTRDFLFRSRGFGDSAPGGGQHGLFGPGAGGLHHAHSDAQGHLLFPGLPEQHGPHGSQNVLNGQMRLGLPGEVFGRSEQYRQVASPRTDPYSAAQLHNQYGPMNMNMGMNMAAAAAHHHHHHHHPGAFFRYMRQQCIKQELICKWIDPEQLSNPKKSCNKTFSTMHELVTHVSVEHVGGPEQSNHVCFWEECPREGKPFKAKYKLVNHIRVHTGEKPFPCPFPGCGKVFARSENLKIHKRTHTGEKPFQCEFEGCDRRFANSSDRKKHMHVHTSDKPYLCKMCDKSYTHPSSLRKHMKVHESSPQGSESSPAASSGYESSTPPGLVSPSAEPPSSSNLSPAAAAAAAAAAAVSAVHRGAGAGGGGAGGGSGGGSGGGGGGAGGGGGGSSGGGGGTAGGHSGLSSNFNEWYV